From the Lactuca sativa cultivar Salinas chromosome 9, Lsat_Salinas_v11, whole genome shotgun sequence genome, the window atttgggagagatttcacattcttggagagatttctcatacaaagagagatttgggagagattcctcattcttggagagatttgggagagattcctcattcttggagagatttgggagagattctcgataaagagagatagagtgaaaacgattgagagaggtttcgtgtgtgacatttatgagtgtccggcttcgcaatgcaaggtctgtaagccccattaagccatgtttaaggatcttacacactcccaatgagtatgcaacattgttttatcggtttggttcgttacttaccgCAGTTTttggttaaggaaatctagatgtacgaactttttccatctatgatctctcattagaatagcgagttgtttagtaattacataacgtaaaccctagtatacaagggttaactgaggtgaccggtttgacttgttgactttatttgactttgacttgaccagaatttgacggttgtcacattgaTGTTATGGAGGTAGATGTTAAAGTAGAGGGTGAAGAAGATCATGTAAAAATGGAAAGGGAAAGGTGGTCCGAGGTATGGAAGTATTATACCAGACTTCCAATTGGTACAGATGGTAGGGAAAGGGCTGAATGCGATAGGTGCAAAAAAAGATACATTTATGAAACAAAAAATGGGACAGGTAGCTTAAGAAATCACATTCCAAAGTGTCCAAGAAGGGACAACAGTGACATAACACAATTCATTTTTGCAAAATCAGGTGGTTCCATTTCAATAAATTCCACAGTTTTTAAACCCGAAAGATTTCGTGAACTTATTAGTGAAGCTATTGTCAAGCACGACCTTCCCTTTAAGTTTGTAGAGTACACGGGAATTAGAGAAATCTTTAGTTACTTAAATGAAAAAGTTACCAGAATTACTAGAAACACTGCTAAAGAAGATGTGTTGAATTTGtttaaaagagaaaaaggaaAATTCAAGAAATTGTTTGAGTTACTTCCTCGTCGGATTTCATTAACTGTTGATTTGTGGTCTTCTATTAACACAGACGGTTTCTTGTGTGTTACTTCTCACTTTATTGATGAGGAGTGGAAGTTGCAAAAAAGAATTTTGAACTTTCAATATATGCCACCTCCACATAATGGcgtatctttactatcttataaaacaaatcccactatttctaaaaatagattgaataaaataataatattttttaagacgtccaaatcattaagctaattgtacaactaatcactaataaaataatattaaaatttaaacaaactcctataaatcttctATTCCAAGATTTTAACTagatcttttttcatccaaataaatactcaacaccctataatttggtcatttcatgaattttctttatttttaatatgacatgtttactaaaacaaactaatgaataaattgaaaataatcattctGCATCGAAAATAAATTAATTGTCAAAACAAACTATTTGtcgtccgccgctttgcgcggatAAACGGCTAGTGTTTAACACTTTAACTGAAACAATATCTACTTTATTGACAAATTGGGGGATTGATAAAAAGTTGTTTACAATCACATTAGATAATGCTGCAAGTAATGATACTTTTGTCAATCTCCTAAAAGGTCAATTATGTAATGAAGGTGCACTTCGTAGTAATGGGGATTATTTTCATGTTCAATGTTGTGCTCATGTGTTGAATTTAGTTGTGCAAGATGGCTTGAAGGCTATTGATGAAGGGATTGTCAAAATTAGAGAATCTATCAAGTACGTGAAGGGATCCTCAATAAGGAAAAGAAACTTTCTGAATTGTGTGAAACAGGTTAATTTGAATCCAAAAAAGGCTTGCGACAAGATGTTCCAACTAGATGGAATGCTAATTTTCTTATGATTGAAAGTGCTCTTTTTTATCGTCGTGCTTTTTTCCGTTTAGCACTAAGTGATTCTAATTACTTAGATTGTCCAAGTAATGAAGAATGGGGTAAATTAgaaaagattttcaaattttTGGAAGTATTTTATGAAGTTACATGCATTTTTTCTGGAAATAAGTATTGCACAACAAACTTATATTTTCCTTTGGTATCCACAGTTGAAAGAACTTTAAAAGAAGAAATAGAAAGTTCGGATACGTTTATGAAGATAATGGCTTGCAAAATGTATGAGAAGTTCTCTAAATATTGGTCCGAGTATAGTCCAATTTTGGCCATGGCTGCAGTTTTGGATCAACGTTATAAAATGCAATATGTTGAGTTTACTTACAAAAAACTCTATGGAAGCAGTTTTCGTGAGCATAATGATTGTATTCGGGAGAAGTTACATGATCTATTTGGTGAATACGTTATTGAATTACCCATGTCTTATAGAGCATCAACCGTTTCAACAAGTGATTCAAGTAATAGTGTTTACAAAAAGAAAGATGACAAGACACTTAGTAAAAGCACGAGAGAAATGCTACAAGTAAGAAGTTGCTTTTAGTAATTAATTGTTTTTTCTAATTagtttatttcataagttttttaatttatactaattaattttctgtttttATAGGAGTTCACAGTGTATGAAACTAAGGAGTTTGCTTTGTCTCAAAAATCACAATTAGAGA encodes:
- the LOC128129171 gene encoding zinc finger BED domain-containing protein RICESLEEPER 2-like: MEVDVKVEGEEDHVKMERERWSEVWKYYTRLPIGTDGRERAECDRCKKRYIYETKNGTGSLRNHIPKCPRRDNSDITQFIFAKSGGSISINSTVFKPERFRELISEAIVKHDLPFKFVEYTGIREIFSYLNEKVTRITRNTAKEDVLNLFKREKGKFKKLFELLPRRISLTVDLWSSINTDGFLCVTSHFIDEEWKLQKRILNFQYMPPPHNGLFTITLDNAASNDTFVNLLKGQLCNEGALRSNGDYFHVQCCAHVLNLVVQDGLKAIDEGIVKIRESIKWNANFLMIESALFYRRAFFRLALSDSNYLDCPSNEEWVERTLKEEIESSDTFMKIMACKMYEKFSKYWSEYSPILAMAAVLDQRYKMQYVEFTYKKLYGSSFREHNDCIREKLHDLFGEYVIELPMSYRASTVSTSDSSNSVYKKKDDKTLSKSTREMLQEFTVYETKEFALSQKSQLEMYLDEPRSEVTEDINVLSFWKAHQYRYPELASMARDILSIPVSTVASESAFSNGGRVLDQYRSSLKHENVEALICAKDWLFGIKGDEELCLQYLTKDVMKLDSHANGTHEEMESQA